Part of the Armatimonadota bacterium genome is shown below.
ATCATGACCCATTCCGGGTGGCGGGCTATCACAGCAGCCGTATCGACTTCGTAAAATTCAGCCCCGCGATACTCCAGCTTCTTGAGGGGTATCTGCTCGAAGCCTTCCATAAGCTCGGCAGTGGCGGGACGACCGTGGGTCTCGATCAGGCCGATAACAATATCCTCGCCCCTACTGAGACGACGACGAGCCTCGGAAAGCATCTTGTATGTCTTTCCAACCCCGGCTACCGCCCCAAGAAATATTTTTAGTCTACCTCGCTGACCGGTCATCTGGCACTTCCACTCGCTGCATCCAGCGCTTTGTTGATCTCGAGCACGTTTACCCTCGGCTCACCAAGGAAACCAAACGTGCGTCCGATAATGTTCTTGTCCACAAGTCTCCTGACGCGGGTACCAGACAGACCGCGCGCCCTTGCCACTCTCGGCACTTGAGCGTAAGCATTGGCAACACTTATGTCGGGGTCCAGTCCGCTGCCCGAAGCCGTCACCATGTCCGCTGGTATCCGAGCTTTGGTAAGGCTCGGATTCTGTCGCGCTGCATCTTCTACCCGCTCTTTTACGGCATCGGCAAGCACTCTGCTGGTGGGTCCCAGGTTCGATCCGCCGGACGATGCGGCGTCATAGCCCTTGCCTGCCGCGGATGGCCGTGGGTGGAAGTAACCTGGCGCGGTGAATTGTTGGCCGATCAACTCCGAGCCTATTACATTGCCGTGTTCCCGTACCAGACTGCCGTTTGCCTGCCTGGGGAAGAGCAGTTGCGCCAAGCCCGTCATCGCCAGAGGATAGAGCACTCCGAACACCAGTATTGTAACAAACGCCACGCGAATCGCGATAGATGTGTGTCTTCCCATCATATACCTCCAAAGTAACCACAGCCTGTTAACGACATACTGTAGTTTGCAACCAGGCTGGCTTTCAAACGAAACATGTGGGCAACCCCCACTGGAGGCTCCTATCCCGCAAGTCCCAAAGCGACCAGCACCATGTCTATCAGCTTTAGACCCATAAACGGAACGATAATTCCCCCAAGGCCATAGATCAATAAGTTGCGCTGCAAAAGCGACGCAGCCCCAAGAGGACGATATTTTACTCCGCGCAGAGCAAGCGGTATCAGTGCAACAATTATCAGCGCGTTGAAGACAATTGCCGACAAAATCGCGCTGTGCGGCGAGTGTAAGTGCATAATATTGAGCTTGTCGAGCACAGGGTAGGTCGATGCGAATATGGCCGGTATGATAGCAAAGTACTTTGCGACGTCATTTGCGATGCTGAACGTGGTCAGCGCCCCGCGAGTCATCAGAAGCTGCTTGCCTATCTCGACGATCTCTATCAGCTTTGTGGGGTTGGAGTCCAGATCCACCATGTTACCGGCTTCCTTTGCAGCCATTGTCCCAGTGTTCATAGCAACGCCAACATCAGCCTGTGCAAGCGCGGGAGCGTCGTTGGTTCCATCGCCGGTCATCGCCACGAGCTTGCCCTGGCCCTGCTCTTTTCTAATAAGCTCCATCTTGTTTTCTGGAGTTGCTTGGGCCAGGAAATCATCGACTCCGGCTTCTTTTGCGATGGCCGCTGCCGTGAGAGGATTGTCTCCGGTTATCATGACCGTGCGTATCCCCATCGCTCTAAGCTGATCGAAGCGTTCCTTAATGCCGCCTTTTACTACGTCCTTGAGGTGAATGACACCCACAACGCTGCTGTCTTTGGCCACAACCAGCGGAGTGCCGCCTGAGTTGGAGACCGATTCGACTATCGGACGCAGTTGATCCGGTATCGAACCGCTCTGCTGTTGAACCCAGGATATAACTGCGTCTGCAGCGCCCTTGCGTATGTAATGATTTTCCAGGTCTATGCCACTCATTCGGGTCTGCGCGGTGAACTCGACAAACTCGGCGTTGGGGTCAATATGCCTGTCCCTGAAGCCAAACTTTTTGGCTAACACAACTATCGACCGTCCCTCAGGGGTCTCGTCACTCAAAGATGCAAGCTGGGCGAGGTCGGCGACTTCCTTTTCCGAATACCCGTTGACCGGTAAGAACTCAGCAGCCTGACGGTTCCCGAATGTTATGGTTCCCGTCTTATCGAGAAGTAGAGTATTAACATCACCCGCCGCCTCTACGGCTCGCCCCGACATCGCCAGCACGTTGTGCTGCACCAGGCGGTCCATTCCGGCAATCCCGATGGCCGATAGCAAGCCGCCGATGGTCGTCGGTATGAGGCACACCAGGAGAGCGATAAGAATCGAAATAGGAACTTCCCCGCCGGAGTAGATCGCATAGCATTCGAGGGTGATGACCACCAGCATGAATATGATCGTGAGTCCCGCAAGCAGTATGTCGAGTGCAATCTCGTTAGGGGTTTTCTGCCGTGATGCGCCCTCTACCAGCGATATCATCTTGTCGAGAAAGCTCTGGCCCGGCTCTGACATGATCTTGACCCTTATCTGATCGGACAGCACCTTAGTGCCACCCGTGACTGCGCTGCGGTCACCGCCGCTCTCTCGTATCACGGGAGCAGACTCCCCGGTAATAGCCGACTCGTCCACCGACGCGATACCCTCGACCACTTCGCCGTCACCGGGTATGATCTCCCCGGCGGACACAACGACGATATTTCCACGCTTTAACAGTGTCGCCGACACCTGCCGCACAGTGTCGCCATCAAGGAGGTTTGCCATAGTCTCCGTCTTCATCTTGCGGAGCGTATCAGCTTGTGCTTTTCCTCGGCCTTCGGCCATCGCTTCGGCAAAGTTAGCAAAGACCACCGTAAACCACAGCCAGGCAGCTATCGCTCCTAAAAACGCCGCATTGGAACCTCCGCATATAGCTTCAACAATCGCATAATAGCTGCTTATGATACTGCCGATTTCGACCACAAACATTACAGGATTGTGGACCATCTTTCTCGGGTTGAGCTTCTTCAGCGCATCAAGGGAAGCTTGAGGAATGAGCCGCGCCACCGACACTCGCCGGCGGCGTCTATGCTTCGACACCTCGTGAGTCGGCATCACTACCTGCGTCCCATCTTCTTGAACGTTGTCTACCGAACTGCGTTCCGACACTTCTCATACCTCCATTAAAAGAGCTTCCCCGCCTCCATCAAAAGGTGCTCCACAACAGGTCCGAGCGCATAGGCCGGGAAAAATGTGAGCGCTCCGACTATCAATATCACTCCCACCAGCAGACCGACGAACAGCCCGCCTGTGGTAGGAAATGTCCCGCTGGATTCGGGCACTCGCTTCTTTTTTACGAGCGAGCCTGCAATTGCCATGATGGGCACTATGAACAAGAACCTGCCTACAAGCATTGCGAGACCGAGCACCGTATCATAAAAAGGCGTGTTGACGCTCAGACCGGCGAATGCGCTGCCGTTGTTGCCGGTGGCAGAAGTCGCGGCATATAGCATCTCGGCCAGGCCATGCGGACCCATATTGAGCCGACCCGCCAGACCGGAGTGCGTAACCGATGCAACGGCGCTAAAGCCCAGGATGCTCGCAGCCAAGACTAAGACGGCCAGCATCGCCATTTTCATCTCTTTTCCCTCGATCTTCTTTCCGAGGTACTCGGGGGTCCGCCCGACCATCAGCCCGGCGATAAAGACGGCGAGTATTGCGAAGACAAGCATCCCCAGCAAACCCGAGCCGACACCGCCGAATATAATCTCGCCAAGAGCGATATTAAGCATGGCAATCCCGCCACCGAGCGGGGTATAGCTATCATGCATCGAGTTGACTGCTCCGCAGGATGCGTCCGTGGTCGCGGCGGCAAAGAGAGCCGAGCCGGATATGCCGAAGCGGACTTCCTTGCCCTCCATATTGCCGCCGGACTGCGCAACGCTCGGCATCTGGTTCACACCGATGTGAGATAGAATGGAATTGCCAGTTTGTTCGGCCCAATAGATACCGCTTACCCCTGCCACAAAGAGAATCAGCATGGTCGCGAACAGCGCCCACCCTTGCTTCTGATTGCCGACGAACCGACCGAACGCATAGGTCAGCCCGGCTGGTATTATGAAGATCGCAAGTACCTGCAGATAGTTCGTGAGAGGGGTGGGATTTTCATAGGGATGAGCGGAGTTGGCGTTGAAGAAGCCGCCGCCATTGATGCCCAGTATCTTAATCGCCTCCTGTGAAGCCACTGGACCCTGCGCGATGATCTGTTTGCTGCATTCCATTGTCGTGGCATGGACGTAAGGAGACAAGTTCTGGATCACGCCTTGCGACATAAGTACCAGCCCGAACATAATCGACAGCGGTAGCAGCACCCACAGACACCCCCTGGTGAGATC
Proteins encoded:
- the kdpB gene encoding potassium-transporting ATPase subunit KdpB gives rise to the protein MPTHEVSKHRRRRRVSVARLIPQASLDALKKLNPRKMVHNPVMFVVEIGSIISSYYAIVEAICGGSNAAFLGAIAAWLWFTVVFANFAEAMAEGRGKAQADTLRKMKTETMANLLDGDTVRQVSATLLKRGNIVVVSAGEIIPGDGEVVEGIASVDESAITGESAPVIRESGGDRSAVTGGTKVLSDQIRVKIMSEPGQSFLDKMISLVEGASRQKTPNEIALDILLAGLTIIFMLVVITLECYAIYSGGEVPISILIALLVCLIPTTIGGLLSAIGIAGMDRLVQHNVLAMSGRAVEAAGDVNTLLLDKTGTITFGNRQAAEFLPVNGYSEKEVADLAQLASLSDETPEGRSIVVLAKKFGFRDRHIDPNAEFVEFTAQTRMSGIDLENHYIRKGAADAVISWVQQQSGSIPDQLRPIVESVSNSGGTPLVVAKDSSVVGVIHLKDVVKGGIKERFDQLRAMGIRTVMITGDNPLTAAAIAKEAGVDDFLAQATPENKMELIRKEQGQGKLVAMTGDGTNDAPALAQADVGVAMNTGTMAAKEAGNMVDLDSNPTKLIEIVEIGKQLLMTRGALTTFSIANDVAKYFAIIPAIFASTYPVLDKLNIMHLHSPHSAILSAIVFNALIIVALIPLALRGVKYRPLGAASLLQRNLLIYGLGGIIVPFMGLKLIDMVLVALGLAG
- the kdpA gene encoding potassium-transporting ATPase subunit KdpA, translated to MIWIGIAQIAVFVVALLALTKPMGTYIARVFKREKTLLDPVLRPIESAVYRVCGVDPDREMKWTTYTSTMLIFSMVCVLVLYVILRLQSIHPWNAAHAPAMNPYLAFNTAVSFVTNTNWQAYSGESAATYFTQMIGLTWQNFISAGVGLALAIAFIRALSRQSVEEIGNFWVDLTRGCLWVLLPLSIMFGLVLMSQGVIQNLSPYVHATTMECSKQIIAQGPVASQEAIKILGINGGGFFNANSAHPYENPTPLTNYLQVLAIFIIPAGLTYAFGRFVGNQKQGWALFATMLILFVAGVSGIYWAEQTGNSILSHIGVNQMPSVAQSGGNMEGKEVRFGISGSALFAAATTDASCGAVNSMHDSYTPLGGGIAMLNIALGEIIFGGVGSGLLGMLVFAILAVFIAGLMVGRTPEYLGKKIEGKEMKMAMLAVLVLAASILGFSAVASVTHSGLAGRLNMGPHGLAEMLYAATSATGNNGSAFAGLSVNTPFYDTVLGLAMLVGRFLFIVPIMAIAGSLVKKKRVPESSGTFPTTGGLFVGLLVGVILIVGALTFFPAYALGPVVEHLLMEAGKLF
- the kdpC gene encoding potassium-transporting ATPase subunit KdpC, translating into MGRHTSIAIRVAFVTILVFGVLYPLAMTGLAQLLFPRQANGSLVREHGNVIGSELIGQQFTAPGYFHPRPSAAGKGYDAASSGGSNLGPTSRVLADAVKERVEDAARQNPSLTKARIPADMVTASGSGLDPDISVANAYAQVPRVARARGLSGTRVRRLVDKNIIGRTFGFLGEPRVNVLEINKALDAASGSAR